A genomic region of uncultured Roseibium sp. contains the following coding sequences:
- a CDS encoding branched-chain amino acid ABC transporter permease, with protein sequence MPEILDYLHFVLAPQMLNGLALGVSVILVAVGLTIIFGLLDVINMSHGEFYAIGAFGALALSLSGFNYWLLVALVPILMIPLGVVTERYLIRRVYDGPDRHVSTLLLTFGLGLIFEDVLKIFFGPNTHRPANPLPGATDLFGVFIPTYRLFLIVIGIAVILGVAWVVYRTRLGAMVRAASFDRNMAASLGVRVGWVYSGAFAFGVALAGLAGVLLAPIYSVFPTMGHDFILMAFTVVIVGGMGSIWGAVIAGVVLTQIQAISSLVISPVWADPIVFSVMVLVLMFRPQGLFGRLGHA encoded by the coding sequence CGGTCTGACGATCATTTTCGGACTGCTCGACGTGATCAACATGAGCCACGGAGAGTTCTATGCGATCGGGGCGTTCGGCGCGTTGGCGCTGTCGCTGTCTGGGTTCAACTATTGGCTCCTGGTGGCGTTGGTACCGATCCTGATGATTCCGTTAGGCGTCGTGACGGAACGCTACCTTATCCGGCGGGTCTATGACGGCCCCGATCGGCATGTTTCGACCCTGCTGCTGACTTTCGGTCTGGGTCTGATCTTCGAGGACGTGCTGAAAATCTTCTTTGGTCCGAATACCCACCGGCCTGCGAACCCGCTGCCGGGTGCGACCGACCTGTTCGGCGTCTTCATTCCAACATACCGGCTCTTTCTGATTGTAATCGGTATCGCCGTTATCCTCGGTGTTGCATGGGTGGTCTACCGGACACGTCTCGGAGCGATGGTCCGCGCGGCCTCGTTTGACCGGAATATGGCCGCCTCGCTGGGTGTGCGCGTTGGATGGGTCTATTCTGGCGCGTTCGCATTCGGTGTTGCGCTGGCCGGCCTGGCTGGCGTGCTGCTTGCCCCGATCTACTCGGTTTTTCCGACGATGGGTCACGATTTCATTCTGATGGCCTTCACAGTCGTAATTGTCGGCGGCATGGGGTCGATCTGGGGAGCGGTCATCGCCGGCGTTGTCCTGACCCAGATCCAGGCAATCTCTTCTCTTGTCATCTCGCCCGTCTGGGCTGATCCAATCGTGTTCAGCGTCATGGTGCTGGTGCTGATGTTCCGCCCGCAGGGCCTTTTCGGGAGACTTGGACATGCATGA